A window of Xiphophorus hellerii strain 12219 chromosome 19, Xiphophorus_hellerii-4.1, whole genome shotgun sequence contains these coding sequences:
- the ythdf2 gene encoding YTH domain-containing family protein 2, which yields MSASSLLEQRPKGLANKVQNGAVTQKDTLNDDEFEPYLNTQARQSNAYTAMSDSYMPSYYSPSIGFSYSLNEAAWSTGGDPPMPYLASYGQLSNGEPHYLPDAMFGQPGPLGSNPFLGQHGFNFFPSGIDFSAWGNSSSQGQSGTPQSSGYSSSYAYAPSSLGGAMIDGQSPFAPAANEPLNKAPGMNSLDQGMAGLKIGGAAPGGNGEMAPKVVGSGLPGGGPLGPVSSVGPPSMPPVSIAPAKPASWADIASKPAKPQPRLKTKGGMAGANLPPPPIKHNMDIGTWDNKGTMPKAATPQQVPSIPSNGQPPNQASPQPGATAAGNPQMPLSNGQLVPPVSQLGQHHLPPTGQPGMAQIPQPLSQGPPPPNHQQQQPSQPTRWVPPRNRANGFGDAGGSGSGQSPPSSSSVGVVPGVSSEPHPVLEKLRMVNNYNPKDFDWNLKQGRVFIIKSYSEDDIHRSIKYNIWCSTEHGNKRLDAAYRSLAGKGPLYLLFSVNGSGHFCGVAEMRSPVDYNTSAGVWSQDKWKGRFDVRWIFVKDVPNSQLRHIRLENNENKPVTNSRDTQEVPLDKARQVLKIIAGYKHTTSIFDDFSHYEKRQEEEECVKKVEVQGSEPYPSNPSNRSHYRLQERQGRVK from the exons ATGTCAGCCAGCAGCCTTCTTGAACAG AGACCGAAAGGCCTAGCTAATAAAG tGCAAAACGGAGCTGTGACCCAAAAGGATACTTTGAATGACGATGAGTTTGAGCCTTACCTGAATACTCAGGCCAGACAG AGCAATGCCTATACGGCCATGTCGGACTCGTACATGCCCAGCTACTACAGTCCTTCCATTGGCTTTTCCTACTCCCTGAATGAGGCAGCATGGTCCACTGGTGGGGACCCTCCTATGCCTTACCTGGCCTCCTATGGACAGCTGAGCAATGGTGAACCCCACTACCTCCCAGATGCAATGTTCGGCCAGCCTGGTCCCCTGGGGAGCAACCCGTTCCTGGGCCAGCATGGCTTCAACTTTTTCCCCAGCGGCATCGACTTCTCCGCATGGGGCAACAGCAGCTCTCAGGGACAGTCGGGGACACCGCAGAGTTCTGGCTACAGCAGCAGCTACGCCTATGCCCCCAGCTCGCTTGGGGGTGCCATGATTGATGGACAGTCTCCATTTGCACCTGCTGCCAACGAACCCCTCAACAAGGCACCTGGCATGAACAGCCTGGACCAAGGCATGGCGGGTCTTAAAATTGGTGGTGCTGCCCCTGGTGGGAATGGAGAAATGGCTCCGAAGGTGGTTGGCTCTGGGTTGCCTGGTGGGGGGCCCTTGGGCCCTGTATCTTCTGTTGGACCTCCCAGCATGCCTCCTGTCTCCATTGCCCCAGCCAAGCCGGCCTCCTGGGCCGACATCGCCAGCAAACCCGCCAAGCCTCAACCCAGGCTTAAAACCAAGGGTGGCATGGCAGGTGCCAATTTGCCTCCTCCGCCCATTAAACACAACATGGACATTGGCACTTGGGACAACAAGGGCACCATGCCCAAAGCTGCCACCCCTCAGCAGGTGCCCTCTATTCCCAGCAACGGGCAGCCCCCTAATCAGGCTTCTCCGCAGCCTGGAGCCACAGCTGCAGGGAACCCACAGATGCCTCTGAGCAATGGACAGCTGGTTCCACCTGTCTCCCAGCTGGGGCAGCATCATCTTCCACCTACTGGACAGCCAGGTATGGCTCAGATACCCCAGCCCCTCTCCCAGGGTCCGCCACCGCCAAaccaccaacagcagcagcctTCTCAACCAACTCGCTGGGTCCCTCCGCGTAACCGGGCCAATGGGTTTGGAGACGCTGGCGGAAGCGGCTCAGGCCAGTCGCCTCCCTCCTCTTCCAGCGTCGGCGTGGTTCCCGGAGTCTCGTCCGAGCCTCACCCCGTTTTAGAAAAGCTGCGCATGGTTAACAACTACAACCCCAAGGACTTCGACTGGAACCTCAAGCAGGGCCGCGTGTTCATCATCAAGAGCTACTCCGAGGACGACATCCACCGCTCCATCAAGTACAACATTTGGTGCAGCACGGAGCACGGCAACAAACGGCTCGACGCCGCTTACCGCTCGTTGGCGGGCAAAGGGCCGCTTTATCTTCTGTTCAGTGTCAACGGTAGCGGGCACTTTTGCGGTGTAGCGGAGATGCGCTCACCGGTGGACTACAACACGTCTGCTGGCGTGTGGTCGCAGGACAAGTGGAAGGGCCGCTTCGACGTGCGCTGGATCTTTGTTAAAGACGTTCCCAACAGTCAGTTGAGGCACATTCGGCTAGAGAACAACGAAAACAAACCGGTGACCAACTCTCGGGACACACAGGAGGTACCGCTGGACAAGGCCAGGCAGGTGTTAAAGATCATCGCTGGATATAAACACACCACTTCCATCTTCGATGACTTCTCTCACTATGAGAAGcgtcaggaggaggaagagtgtgTGAAAAAG GTGGAGGTCCAAGGCAGTGAGCCATATCCCAGCAACCCAAGCAACAGGAGTCATTACAGGCTTCAG GAGCGCCAAGGACGAGTCAAGTAA
- the iah1 gene encoding LOW QUALITY PROTEIN: isoamyl acetate-hydrolyzing esterase 1 homolog (The sequence of the model RefSeq protein was modified relative to this genomic sequence to represent the inferred CDS: deleted 1 base in 1 codon), translated as MSKFSTVIWPKVVLFGDSITQFSFQPNGWGAETANKLARKCDVVNRGLSGYNSRWAKIVLPRLISSQNPAENNIAAVTVFFGANDASLEDKNPQQHVPLKEYSENLKEISRFLTSAGVPADKVIFITPPPIHEPAWEKECVLKGCPLNRHNSVTGQYAQACVQAAGQCGSDVLDLWTLMQKDGQDFTAYLSDGLHLSEKGNQFVAQHLWSILESRVAHLPFILPYWGDVETSSPESSLLCNS; from the exons TCAACCCAATGGATGGGGAGCAGAAACTGCAAATAAACTTGCGAG GAAATGTGATGTTGTGAACAGAGGATTGTCTGGCTATAACTCCAGATGGGCAAAGATCGTCCTTCCTCGCCTCATCAGCAGCCAGAATCCAGCAGAAAATAACATAGCAGCTGTTACCGTATTCTTTGGAGCAAACGATGCTTCGCTGGAAG ATAAGAACCCACAGCAGCACGTCCCTCTAAAGGAGTATTCAGAGAACCTGAAAGAGATCAGCAGGTTTCTGACCTCAGCTGGTGTTCCAGCAGACAAAGTAATCTTTATCACTCCTCCTCCGATTCACGAGCCGGCCTGGGAGAAGGAGTGCGTCCTCAAAG GATGTCCTCTAAATCGGCACAACTCGGTG ACAGGACAGTACGCTCAGGCATGTGTTCAGGCGGCTGGTCAGTGTGGGTCGGACGTCCTGGACCTCTGGACGCTCATGCAGAAAGACGGTCAG GACTTCACCGCCTACCTGTCAGATGGGCTGCACCTCTCAGAGAAGGGAAACCAGTTTGTGGCGCAGCATCTCTGGAGCATACTGGAGAGCCGTGTGGCTCATTTGCCCTTCATTCTGCCTTACTGGGGAGACGTGGAGACCAGTAGCCCAGAGAGCAGCCTCCTCTGCAACTCATGA